CTGGCCAACCATCCCAAAAACCCGGAGATGGGCAGCCGCAAGGTCGGCTTTTCACGCGAGATCTTCATCGAAGCCGAGGATTTCATGGAAAATCCGCCCGGCAAGTATTTTCGTCTCTCGCCCGGCCGCGAAGTGCGCCTGCGCGGAGCCTATCTGGTAACCTGTCAGGATGTGCTGAAAAAATCCGACGGAACCATCAAGGCCGTAATCTGCACCTACGATCCTGAAAGCCGGGGCGGGGACGCCGCCGACGGCCGCAAAGTCAAGGGCACCCTGCACTGGGTCAGCGCACGGCACTGCGCACAGGCCGAAGTGCGCCTCTACGACCGCCTCTTCACGGTGGAATCGCCGGGCAAGGAAGCTGACTTCCTGACCCAGATCAACGCATCCTCCCTGGAAGTCCTGACCGAATGCAAGGTAGAAAAATCCCTGACCCAGGCCTCGGGCGAGGCCCGCTTCCAGTTCGAGCGGCAGGGCTTTTTCTGCGCGGACCGTTACGACCACGGACCGGACCGAGCGGTTTTCAACAGGACTGTCACGCTGCGCGATTCCTGGGCCAAGGTGACAAAATAGGCTGACAATGGACAGGGCCGAACGGAGCTAACCGGGTCGGCCCTTTCTTCCTTTGTCCGCGAGGAGCGTGGGGCGGGTTATGATTCTTTACTCTCAACCTGAGTTTTCGACGCCAGCGCCCTGCCCCTACCTGCCGAACAGGACGCTGGTTTATTCCTTTTTTTTTGCCGACGGCTTAAATAACACCGAGCTTTCCTGGTTCCTGTCCCGAGGCTGGCGCAAGTTCGGCCATTATTTCTTTCGTCCGGCCTGCCCGGATTGCCGGGCCTGCACCCCTCTGCGCGTGCCCGTACGACGCTTCCTACCCAGCCGCGGCCAGAAGCGCGTGCTGCGCCGCTGCAGCCATCTGCGTGTCAGTTTCGGCCCGATTCGCTACGAAAAAGAACTTTTTGACCTATATCATACACATTCCAGGGTGCGTTTCGGACAAGAAAGCAGCTTCGATGAATTCATCGCCAACCTGCACTCTTCGCCCTGCCCGAACCTGCTTGCCCGCTACGAGGAAAACGGACGCCTGCTGGGGGCCGGATATCTTGACGTTGGCAGCGATGGCCTGAGTTCTGTCTACTTCGTCTTCGATCCCGCGGCGTCGCCTTTGAGTCCCGGCATCTTCAGCGTACTGCGCGAGATCGAAGAGACGAAAAAAAGAGGGCTTTCCCACTACTACCTGGGTTATGTAGTGCCGGGATGCGAGCGCATGGCCTACAAGTCCGGATTCAATCCGCACCAGTTGCTTAACTGGGAAGACGGGCTCTGGCG
This DNA window, taken from Desulfomicrobium sp. ZS1, encodes the following:
- a CDS encoding arginyltransferase encodes the protein MILYSQPEFSTPAPCPYLPNRTLVYSFFFADGLNNTELSWFLSRGWRKFGHYFFRPACPDCRACTPLRVPVRRFLPSRGQKRVLRRCSHLRVSFGPIRYEKELFDLYHTHSRVRFGQESSFDEFIANLHSSPCPNLLARYEENGRLLGAGYLDVGSDGLSSVYFVFDPAASPLSPGIFSVLREIEETKKRGLSHYYLGYVVPGCERMAYKSGFNPHQLLNWEDGLWREDGKEPESPTPGILHPFSG